The following coding sequences are from one Manis pentadactyla isolate mManPen7 chromosome 13, mManPen7.hap1, whole genome shotgun sequence window:
- the LOC130680371 gene encoding olfactory receptor 2M3-like has product MAWENQTFNSNFILLGIFDYSPTHIFLFLLVLGIFSVAFMGNTAMILLINLDTHLHTPMYFLLSQLSLTDLMLICTTVPKMAFNYLSGRKSISLAGCGTQIFLYVSLLGAKCFLLAAMAYDHYVAIYRPLQYSTLMSQKIYGLMTIFSRIVGSLDGIIVIIVALSFPYCGAWEIPHFFCDVLALLTLSCTNTLLFERLMFICCVIMLLFPVAVITASYTHVLLAVISMGSGESRHKAFATCSSHLMVVGMYYGAAMFIYMWPISDLSPTQDKTV; this is encoded by the coding sequence ATGGCATGGGAGAATCAGACCTTCAACTCCAACTTCATCCTGCTGGGCATCTTCGATTACAGCCCCACCCACATCTTCCTCTTCTTGCTGGTCCTGGGCATCTTCTCAGTGGCCTTCATGGGAAACACTGCCATGATTCTCCTCATCAACCTGGACACACAcctccacacacccatgtacttcctcCTCAGCCAGCTGTCCCTCACGGACCTCATGCTGATCTGCACCACTGTCCCCAAGATGGCCTTCAACTACTTATCAGGCAGGAAGTCCATCTCTCTGGCTGGCTGTGGAACCCAGATATTCTTATATGTTTCCCTGCTTGGAGCCAAATGTTTCCTGCTGGCTGCAATGGCCTATGACCACTATGTGGCCATTTACCGCCCATTACAGTACTCAACTCTCATGAGCCAGAAAATCTATGGTCTCATGACTATTTTTTCCAGGATTGTTGGATCTCTTGATGGTATAATTGTCATTATAGTTGCATTGTCTTTCCCTTATTGTGGTGCCTGGGAAATACCCCATTTTTTCTGTGATGTTCTTGCTCTTCTCACTCTTTCATGCACTAACACGTTGCTATTTGAAAGGTTAATGTTCATATGCTGTGTTATTATGCTTCTCTTTCCTGTAGCAGTCATCACTGCCTCCTATACTCATGTTCTCCTGGCTGTCATTAGTATGGGATCTGGGGAGAGTCGTCACAAAGCTtttgccacctgctcctcccacctcatggtggtgggaatgtactaTGGAGCTGCCATGTTCATATACATGTGGCCCATTTCTGATCTTTCCCCCACCCAGGACAAGACGGTATAA